One window from the genome of Desulfobulbaceae bacterium DB1 encodes:
- a CDS encoding TIGR00266 family protein, whose translation MSAWFVAVDGKSRGPFAPEQIIEGLQAGLYTPQTLIWKEGYEKWQPLSDVPEFRPGSRNRQQIPTPPMENLQQMQQAHEIDFEIFGHEMQFVEIELDQYESAVAEAGSMMFMEDGIEMQTVFGDGSESGSAGLMEKFLGAGKRLITGESLFCTVFTNHNPAKRKVAFASPYPGKIIPLDLRRYNGRIICQKSSFLCAAKGVSIGLYFQKKIGVALFGGEGFVMQKLEGNGLCFVHAGGTIIEKELQHGESLRVDTGCLVAMTSSIDFDLQTVGGIKSSIFGGEGFFFARLQGPGHVWLQSLPFSRLAGKIHESAPQTGSRSQGEGSALGGLGKLFQD comes from the coding sequence ATGAGTGCCTGGTTTGTCGCAGTTGACGGAAAGTCCCGGGGCCCATTCGCCCCGGAGCAGATCATTGAAGGGCTGCAGGCAGGATTATATACCCCGCAGACATTGATCTGGAAAGAGGGATATGAAAAATGGCAACCCCTGAGCGACGTGCCGGAATTCCGGCCGGGAAGCAGGAACCGGCAGCAGATTCCCACCCCGCCGATGGAAAACTTGCAGCAAATGCAGCAGGCCCATGAAATTGATTTTGAAATTTTCGGCCATGAAATGCAGTTTGTTGAAATCGAACTCGATCAGTATGAAAGTGCCGTGGCCGAAGCCGGCTCGATGATGTTCATGGAAGACGGAATCGAGATGCAGACGGTATTCGGCGACGGCAGCGAGAGCGGATCAGCCGGTCTGATGGAAAAATTTCTCGGCGCCGGCAAAAGATTAATTACCGGCGAAAGCCTCTTCTGCACTGTCTTTACCAATCATAATCCGGCCAAAAGAAAAGTGGCATTTGCCTCTCCCTATCCGGGCAAAATCATCCCCCTTGATCTGCGCCGATACAACGGCAGGATTATCTGCCAGAAGTCTTCCTTTCTTTGCGCGGCCAAAGGGGTTAGTATCGGCCTGTATTTCCAGAAAAAAATCGGGGTCGCCCTGTTCGGCGGAGAAGGATTTGTCATGCAGAAACTTGAAGGAAACGGTCTTTGTTTCGTTCATGCCGGCGGCACCATCATTGAAAAGGAACTGCAGCATGGCGAGTCTCTGCGGGTCGATACCGGCTGCCTTGTCGCCATGACCTCCTCGATTGACTTTGACCTGCAAACCGTAGGCGGCATCAAGTCGAGCATCTTCGGCGGGGAAGGTTTTTTCTTTGCCCGACTGCAGGGACCCGGCCATGTCTGGCTGCAGTCACTTCCTTTCTCCCGTCTGGCCGGCAAGATTCACGAGTCAGCTCCCCAGACCGGCTCTCGTTCCCAGGGAGAAGGATCGGCGCTGGGTGGGTTGGGAAAACTTTTCCAGGATTAA